From Micromonospora nigra, one genomic window encodes:
- a CDS encoding GNAT family N-acetyltransferase, which translates to MTDVTYTRHSAEDAASLMDELCEVYADAYGHVAGEDTTVKAAAFRDRATGALGARNYELVAARAGGELVGFVFGYSLRQDRGWFAGLEPAPEAGFTDEYGGERTVVLAEIEVRKAWQGQGIGRTLHDTFLKGRHEQRATLTANPVATATHALYEGWGWQRVGTKPGRPGAYYREYAVFVRPLPLRGGR; encoded by the coding sequence GTGACCGACGTGACGTACACCCGCCACAGCGCCGAGGATGCCGCCAGCCTGATGGACGAGTTGTGCGAGGTGTACGCCGACGCGTACGGCCATGTGGCGGGTGAGGACACGACAGTCAAGGCCGCCGCGTTTCGGGACCGTGCCACCGGTGCGCTGGGTGCGCGCAACTACGAGCTGGTCGCGGCGCGGGCGGGTGGCGAGCTGGTCGGGTTCGTCTTCGGCTACAGCTTGCGGCAGGATCGCGGCTGGTTCGCCGGCCTGGAGCCGGCTCCCGAGGCTGGTTTCACCGACGAGTACGGCGGTGAGCGGACCGTCGTCCTGGCCGAGATCGAGGTCCGCAAGGCGTGGCAGGGTCAGGGGATCGGACGCACCCTGCACGACACGTTCCTCAAGGGCCGCCACGAGCAGCGTGCCACCCTGACGGCCAACCCGGTCGCGACGGCAACCCATGCACTTTACGAGGGATGGGGCTGGCAGCGGGTCGGCACTAAGCCTGGTAGGCCGGGCGCCTACTACCGCGAGTACGCGGTGTTCGTGCGACCGCTTCCACTACGTGGTGGGCGCTGA
- a CDS encoding restriction endonuclease subunit S — MIGWRDTVLGDEIELAYGKALPAHSRRPGNYGVYGSNGQVGVHDEPLIKGPGIVVGRKGSVGALAYTVEPFWPIDTTYYVVDKGDHNWRYLYYLLGSCGLTGLNSHSAVPGLNREDVYSIAVRIPPRDVQDDIARVLDCVSDAIELERIALSNGEELLRAVAGELFTRGLRGEPVKETALGPLPESWSVVDFADVREWLQYGTSVHCTLEERGYPVLRIPNIKTGHVDPSELKYADLREVDAVRYLLRQGDLLFIRTNGVLERLGACAVYQDEPAEALFASYLIRARLKDFVDPRYVAYFYGSPVGSAMVAGRATPAADGKYNLNTGTIDGLRLPLPPTKEEQEEIVSVFESVDHKINLHRSRLRVLEELLLVMTRQMVFEEVSLGELDLSVLPAMEVKLEEATV; from the coding sequence ATGATTGGGTGGCGCGACACGGTGCTCGGTGATGAGATCGAGCTGGCTTACGGCAAAGCGCTTCCCGCTCACTCCCGCCGGCCTGGAAACTATGGCGTCTACGGATCGAACGGGCAGGTTGGTGTACACGACGAACCCCTCATCAAGGGCCCGGGCATCGTGGTGGGGCGCAAGGGCTCGGTCGGTGCCCTCGCATACACGGTGGAGCCATTCTGGCCCATAGACACGACCTACTACGTCGTTGACAAGGGTGATCACAACTGGCGCTACCTTTACTACCTGTTGGGTAGTTGCGGGCTGACGGGCTTGAATAGCCACAGTGCTGTACCGGGACTGAACCGTGAAGATGTCTACTCAATCGCTGTCCGGATCCCGCCGCGCGATGTACAGGACGATATTGCACGAGTGCTGGACTGTGTGTCGGACGCCATTGAGCTCGAGCGTATAGCTCTGAGCAATGGCGAGGAACTGCTTCGAGCTGTGGCTGGCGAACTTTTCACCCGGGGCCTGCGTGGCGAGCCGGTCAAGGAGACCGCTCTCGGGCCATTGCCAGAGAGCTGGTCTGTCGTCGATTTTGCTGACGTTCGCGAGTGGCTCCAGTATGGGACATCGGTCCATTGCACGCTCGAAGAGCGTGGCTACCCGGTGCTTCGCATTCCGAATATCAAGACCGGTCATGTCGATCCATCTGAGTTAAAGTACGCCGATCTGCGCGAAGTCGACGCTGTGCGTTACCTCCTGAGGCAGGGCGACCTGCTTTTCATCCGCACCAACGGCGTGCTGGAGCGTCTTGGTGCTTGCGCGGTGTACCAGGATGAGCCGGCTGAAGCTCTTTTCGCCTCCTACCTAATTCGCGCTCGCCTCAAGGATTTTGTCGACCCGCGGTACGTGGCCTACTTCTATGGCTCCCCTGTGGGGTCGGCCATGGTTGCTGGCAGGGCGACGCCGGCGGCCGACGGAAAGTACAACCTCAATACCGGCACTATCGATGGTCTGCGGCTCCCGCTTCCGCCGACCAAGGAAGAGCAAGAGGAGATCGTGAGCGTCTTTGAGTCCGTTGATCACAAGATCAACCTGCACCGCAGTCGCCTGCGGGTCCTGGAGGAGCTGCTGTTGGTGATGACCCGTCAGATGGTGTTCGAAGAGGTCAGTCTCGGTGAGCTTGACCTAAGCGTCCTTCCGGCCATGGAAGTCAAGCTTGAGGAGGCGACCGTATGA
- a CDS encoding type I restriction endonuclease subunit R: MTVLKISEAYTAQFPMVAHAEEVGWTPLSPVDAEVFRRGRETMLLTSVLEDKLQAFNPWLTSDQARAIVETIEALPPTIEGNWEILRWMRGEHKWYDEGEKRNRSVQLVDFNTPDNNELQITWEWKIEPVARKGNRADVIFLVNGLPVTIVEHKNPTSGDALTRGITQLRRYEKETPELIAQTQLYNVTHMLGYWYGVTWNVSRRFVFKWKYTEDESYKSATQAFFEPHAFLRTLKDWILFYVEDSETRKSVLREHQRKAVDKIVARCSDPEKNRGLIWHTQGSGKTFTLLTAARQILEDKASFDNATVILVVDRNELEGQLKGWVDRLLGEMQAADINVERAESKADLQRIFDSDRRGLIVSMIHKFERIKANSSLRDNIFVFVDEAHRSIAADLGTYLMAAVPNATIVGFTGTPIGDSQAGSGSFKIFGRDDEDGYLDKYSIIESIEDETTLPIRYKLAPSSMRLPVKDLEEQFYALAGEEDVTDVDELNRVLERAVNLRAFLGAVDRVDQVAQFVAGHFKENVLPLGYKAFVVAVDRETCAKYKRALDQYLPPEWSEVVYSKNVNDVVDRPAVADLQLSETREQEVRKLFKKADQEPKILIVTDKLLTGYDAPVLYAMYLDKPMRNHVLLQSLARVNRPYIDGENVSKKVGLVVDFVSVLEDMKKALTLDAGAIKGALEDLDILMVDLHQKITAAAGEYLRADGAKTPDAQLEAAVFGRFIDPAARKVFYDAYKDIEALWEILSPDPGLRDHIQTFKDLSKLYAAVRANYSESGSFLGDLEHKTRKLIEDSATQEGLGRFSKVVDFDVETLEQLKGDDGPDEGKAYNLLRGLRKEMEEDPAGAVVLQSIKDRADRVMRNLEDRKINGIAAMVELEALAKEKAKARQKAKDSGLSDVGFAIYWVISQGSAAVAAAFDSMAASREIETMLAKFPSWRENPDERRRLRASLYKPLLTLNKDERAAVIERIVLVLEQAA, translated from the coding sequence ATGACCGTGCTCAAGATCAGCGAGGCGTACACCGCGCAGTTCCCGATGGTCGCCCATGCCGAGGAGGTCGGCTGGACGCCACTTTCGCCAGTCGACGCCGAGGTGTTCCGGCGTGGGCGCGAGACGATGCTCTTGACCTCGGTGCTCGAAGACAAGCTGCAGGCGTTCAACCCGTGGCTGACTTCCGACCAGGCGCGGGCCATCGTGGAGACTATCGAGGCGTTGCCGCCGACCATCGAGGGAAACTGGGAAATTCTGCGCTGGATGCGCGGCGAGCACAAGTGGTACGACGAAGGCGAGAAGCGCAACCGCTCCGTCCAGCTCGTTGACTTCAACACCCCAGACAACAACGAACTCCAGATCACCTGGGAGTGGAAGATCGAGCCAGTGGCCCGCAAGGGAAATCGCGCTGACGTCATCTTCTTGGTCAACGGTCTGCCGGTGACCATCGTGGAGCACAAGAACCCGACCTCAGGCGACGCTCTGACGCGCGGCATCACGCAGCTGCGGCGGTACGAGAAGGAGACGCCCGAGCTCATCGCCCAAACCCAGCTCTACAACGTGACCCACATGCTGGGGTACTGGTACGGCGTCACCTGGAACGTCTCTCGGCGCTTTGTCTTCAAGTGGAAGTACACCGAGGACGAGTCCTACAAGAGCGCTACCCAGGCGTTCTTCGAGCCGCACGCCTTTTTGCGTACCCTGAAGGACTGGATCCTCTTCTATGTGGAGGACTCCGAGACTCGCAAGTCGGTCCTACGCGAACACCAGCGCAAGGCCGTCGACAAGATCGTCGCTCGCTGCTCTGACCCCGAGAAGAACCGTGGCCTGATTTGGCACACACAGGGCTCGGGTAAGACCTTCACACTGCTGACCGCAGCCCGTCAGATCCTCGAAGACAAAGCGAGCTTCGACAACGCCACAGTCATCCTAGTCGTTGACCGCAACGAGCTGGAGGGCCAGCTCAAGGGCTGGGTCGACCGTCTACTCGGCGAGATGCAGGCCGCCGACATTAACGTCGAGCGGGCGGAGAGTAAGGCCGACCTCCAGCGCATCTTCGACTCCGACCGGCGCGGCTTGATCGTGTCGATGATCCATAAGTTCGAGAGAATTAAGGCCAACTCTTCGCTGCGGGACAACATCTTCGTCTTCGTCGACGAGGCCCACCGATCGATCGCTGCTGACCTCGGCACCTATCTCATGGCCGCAGTCCCGAACGCCACGATCGTCGGCTTCACTGGTACCCCGATCGGTGACTCCCAGGCAGGGTCGGGCTCGTTCAAGATCTTCGGCCGCGACGACGAGGACGGGTATCTCGACAAGTACTCGATCATCGAGTCGATCGAGGACGAGACCACCCTCCCGATCCGCTACAAACTCGCGCCGTCGAGCATGCGGCTTCCGGTCAAGGACCTCGAAGAGCAGTTTTACGCCCTGGCCGGGGAAGAGGACGTCACTGACGTCGATGAGCTCAACCGGGTGCTGGAGCGGGCAGTCAACCTGCGGGCGTTCCTCGGGGCGGTAGACCGGGTCGACCAGGTCGCTCAGTTCGTTGCCGGTCACTTCAAGGAGAACGTCCTGCCGCTTGGCTACAAGGCGTTCGTGGTGGCGGTCGACCGGGAGACCTGCGCCAAGTACAAGCGGGCGCTCGATCAGTACTTGCCACCGGAGTGGTCGGAGGTCGTCTACTCGAAGAACGTCAATGACGTCGTCGACCGTCCTGCCGTGGCTGACCTCCAGCTCTCCGAGACCCGCGAGCAGGAGGTCCGCAAGCTCTTCAAGAAGGCAGACCAGGAGCCCAAGATCCTGATCGTTACCGACAAGCTCCTGACCGGCTACGACGCCCCGGTGCTATACGCCATGTACCTGGACAAGCCGATGCGCAACCACGTGCTGCTGCAGTCGCTGGCCCGGGTGAACCGCCCATACATTGACGGCGAGAACGTTAGCAAGAAGGTCGGGCTGGTCGTCGACTTCGTCAGCGTGCTGGAGGACATGAAGAAGGCACTGACCCTCGATGCAGGGGCGATCAAGGGTGCGCTGGAAGACCTCGACATCCTCATGGTTGACCTGCATCAGAAGATCACAGCGGCTGCAGGAGAGTACCTCCGGGCCGACGGCGCCAAGACGCCCGATGCCCAACTGGAGGCCGCAGTCTTCGGTCGGTTTATCGACCCGGCCGCCCGGAAGGTCTTTTACGACGCCTATAAGGACATCGAGGCTCTCTGGGAGATCCTGTCGCCGGACCCGGGCTTGCGCGACCACATCCAGACCTTCAAGGATCTGTCCAAGCTCTACGCCGCTGTCCGGGCCAACTACTCGGAGTCGGGGAGCTTCCTCGGCGACTTGGAGCACAAGACCCGCAAGCTTATTGAGGACAGCGCTACCCAGGAAGGACTCGGCCGTTTCTCCAAGGTTGTGGACTTCGACGTCGAGACGCTGGAGCAGCTTAAGGGCGACGACGGTCCGGACGAGGGCAAGGCCTACAACCTACTTCGCGGCCTCCGGAAGGAGATGGAGGAGGATCCGGCCGGCGCCGTGGTGCTCCAGAGCATCAAGGATCGGGCCGACCGCGTCATGCGGAATCTTGAGGACCGCAAAATCAACGGTATCGCTGCCATGGTAGAACTCGAAGCTTTGGCTAAGGAGAAGGCGAAGGCCAGGCAGAAGGCGAAGGACAGCGGTCTCTCGGACGTCGGCTTTGCCATTTACTGGGTTATTAGCCAGGGCAGCGCCGCCGTGGCTGCAGCCTTCGACAGCATGGCCGCCTCACGGGAGATCGAGACAATGCTCGCCAAATTTCCGAGCTGGCGCGAGAACCCGGACGAGAGACGCCGTCTGCGAGCCAGTCTCTACAAGCCGCTGCTGACGCTCAACAAGGATGAACGCGCTGCCGTCATCGAGCGGATTGTGCTTGTGCTGGAGCAGGCGGCGTGA
- a CDS encoding M48 family metallopeptidase: protein MSLYPEQQLRRRAMGWAVKLKVNPEQVQIKRLPGKWGSCAPGGVVAFADDLATEPEDFQDYVIVHELLHLRYRDHGKQFKAMMTALVPNWRELERRSQHTTESAGQRRQEKED, encoded by the coding sequence ATGTCGCTTTACCCTGAGCAGCAGCTCCGCCGGCGCGCCATGGGCTGGGCGGTCAAACTCAAGGTAAATCCTGAGCAGGTCCAGATCAAGCGGCTGCCAGGTAAGTGGGGTTCGTGTGCGCCCGGCGGCGTTGTGGCATTCGCCGATGACCTCGCGACCGAGCCTGAAGACTTTCAGGACTACGTCATCGTTCACGAGCTGCTGCACCTTCGCTACCGCGACCACGGCAAGCAGTTCAAGGCCATGATGACCGCACTGGTGCCGAACTGGCGCGAGCTGGAGCGGCGAAGCCAGCACACAACAGAGAGCGCCGGCCAGCGTCGGCAAGAGAAGGAAGACTGA
- a CDS encoding type I restriction-modification system subunit M/S, which translates to MAGVSRASVTQWGKRHADFPRPGDDKRFALADVLRWLESRQAVTRTRDAGTRVDRYADRVRRNLAAAAPVEPPNLQLPGDGRTAQADNLTLRLALILLRTRDPQAWAEVDRLIPPDLTAVGARWLLKQIAAAVARTARRDGVRPEVFAALQRLAPERVSQVRGIMARCAGLGAADVQAIADEYETALPSGSFLTPRAVATLLAEALIDGTAESIYDPYLRGGELLAAAAAAAPNKVSLYGRGAQPAALSLSGVTLLARGETADLRAAEQDFPPPVTHILANPPFGGDSWIDQLPDTQWRPFPAPPARSAFRWLLHCLQRLCNGGRIAIIMPPTAATSANTRESGIRRQLIEQSMVEAVIALPSGLYAGSHIATSIWIVRHPPGSDQPILFIDATHPRTPDDRPATLDEARHTDILQAWRSFLIDRDARRSHPGSERFSVAIPKTDIRTDTCSLNPAEYVRRRIESPPAGRHDTRTDLHQLYQRSFDCQLAADEATALLSEPSGARTVNIGEYCAVKTGYSYSRLPAKDRSDHGVPIVLPRHLRDGRIVADDPPYAPHHLAASLVDYEVRTGDVLCVRTGALTPPALARPADDGRLVSTNLLRLRVHDTDVLDPYFLYAYLRLVTQTKMTTFARSTATAYVAAAHIAQTKIPLPPPHQQQAIVAALRALDDEVTAARALAVEATSARDAINRRLLGGA; encoded by the coding sequence TTGGCCGGAGTCAGCCGGGCGTCGGTAACTCAGTGGGGCAAGCGGCACGCCGATTTTCCCCGCCCAGGCGACGACAAGCGATTCGCGCTCGCCGACGTTCTGAGATGGCTGGAATCACGGCAGGCGGTCACCCGGACCCGGGACGCTGGTACCCGAGTCGACAGGTACGCCGATCGAGTCCGGCGCAACCTCGCCGCCGCCGCGCCGGTCGAACCGCCCAACTTGCAGCTGCCCGGTGACGGCCGGACAGCCCAAGCCGACAACCTCACGCTGCGCCTGGCACTGATCCTTCTACGTACTCGAGACCCGCAGGCCTGGGCCGAGGTGGACCGGTTGATTCCCCCGGACCTCACCGCCGTCGGTGCCCGATGGCTGCTCAAGCAAATCGCCGCGGCCGTCGCGCGGACCGCCCGGCGCGACGGCGTACGCCCGGAGGTCTTCGCTGCCCTGCAACGGCTGGCACCGGAGCGGGTCTCGCAGGTCCGGGGAATCATGGCTCGCTGCGCCGGGCTTGGCGCAGCGGATGTGCAAGCAATAGCCGATGAGTACGAGACCGCGCTGCCTTCAGGGTCCTTTCTGACACCGCGCGCGGTGGCGACCCTGCTCGCCGAGGCACTGATCGACGGCACCGCGGAGTCGATCTATGATCCCTACCTGCGTGGCGGCGAGTTGCTCGCCGCAGCGGCCGCAGCAGCGCCGAACAAGGTGAGTCTGTACGGACGCGGAGCCCAGCCCGCCGCGCTCAGCCTCTCCGGAGTCACCCTGCTCGCCCGTGGCGAAACGGCCGACCTGCGCGCTGCGGAACAGGACTTCCCTCCGCCGGTCACCCACATCCTGGCCAACCCGCCGTTCGGCGGTGACTCCTGGATCGACCAACTGCCCGACACTCAGTGGCGGCCATTTCCGGCACCGCCGGCACGGTCCGCGTTCCGGTGGCTGCTGCACTGTCTCCAGCGGCTGTGTAACGGAGGCCGGATCGCGATTATCATGCCGCCGACCGCCGCCACCTCGGCCAACACTCGCGAAAGCGGAATCCGCCGCCAGTTGATCGAGCAGTCCATGGTCGAAGCCGTGATCGCACTTCCGTCCGGCCTTTACGCCGGGAGCCACATCGCCACCAGCATCTGGATCGTCCGCCACCCGCCCGGCTCAGACCAGCCGATCCTGTTCATCGACGCCACGCACCCGCGGACCCCCGACGACCGCCCTGCCACCCTCGACGAAGCCCGGCACACCGACATCCTGCAAGCCTGGCGGTCGTTCCTCATCGACCGCGACGCCCGCCGATCCCACCCAGGCAGCGAACGTTTCAGCGTGGCCATCCCCAAAACCGACATCCGAACCGACACATGCTCACTCAACCCCGCCGAGTACGTGCGCCGCCGGATCGAATCGCCACCCGCCGGCCGCCACGACACCCGCACCGACCTCCACCAGCTCTACCAGCGCTCCTTCGACTGCCAGCTCGCCGCTGACGAAGCAACCGCGTTGCTGTCCGAGCCGTCCGGCGCCCGAACGGTCAATATCGGTGAGTACTGCGCGGTGAAGACCGGCTATTCGTACTCCCGCCTACCGGCCAAGGACCGTTCCGACCACGGGGTCCCCATCGTTCTGCCCCGGCACCTACGCGACGGCCGGATCGTGGCTGACGACCCGCCGTACGCCCCGCACCACCTCGCCGCAAGCCTGGTCGACTACGAGGTGCGTACCGGTGACGTGCTCTGCGTGCGAACCGGGGCGCTCACCCCGCCCGCCCTCGCTCGGCCCGCCGACGACGGCCGCCTGGTCAGCACCAACCTGCTCCGACTACGGGTCCACGACACTGACGTCCTTGACCCCTACTTCCTCTACGCCTACCTGCGGTTGGTCACCCAAACCAAGATGACGACGTTCGCACGTTCCACCGCGACCGCGTACGTTGCTGCCGCACACATCGCGCAGACGAAGATCCCTCTGCCGCCGCCGCACCAACAGCAGGCCATCGTCGCAGCCCTACGCGCCCTCGACGACGAGGTGACCGCCGCGCGGGCACTGGCCGTCGAAGCCACATCCGCCCGGGATGCGATCAACCGCAGGCTTCTCGGTGGTGCGTGA
- a CDS encoding S-4TM family putative pore-forming effector → MTSTHAARPVPEGATARITQRQDEPQHLNRLLAYSRDYQIAHRWRRARALGTFALAAVGPFISLFIPATTDLVAAISAGWLVLGRTLLTGMEQRATHHAARVQELYDTNLFHLPWNTALAGRKPAPEDVAASARHITDDTKYRNWYSVDLGTTPWPADVLLCQRQSMVWSRQEHRAYSATILTTGVIWFIIGLVIALVRDLSLADYLIKIFLPSAPAFLDTIELARQHWQHANARQQAEHKIDDLWQAYVTQPDTLAISNCREVQDAAFLLRRNGPRVPNLFYKLRRARSEANTRAGTAALLNGSHAGQAPD, encoded by the coding sequence ATGACCAGCACCCATGCGGCCCGGCCAGTACCCGAAGGAGCCACGGCCCGCATCACCCAGCGCCAAGACGAGCCACAGCACCTTAATCGACTCCTCGCCTACAGCCGCGACTACCAGATCGCTCACCGATGGCGGCGCGCACGTGCCCTCGGCACGTTCGCGCTCGCCGCGGTCGGCCCGTTCATCTCCTTGTTCATCCCGGCCACCACCGATCTGGTCGCCGCCATCAGCGCCGGATGGCTCGTCCTCGGCCGCACCCTGCTAACCGGAATGGAACAACGAGCCACCCACCACGCCGCCCGAGTCCAGGAACTCTACGACACCAACCTCTTCCATCTACCGTGGAACACCGCCCTCGCCGGCCGCAAACCCGCGCCCGAAGACGTGGCCGCCTCCGCCCGCCACATCACCGACGACACCAAATACCGCAACTGGTACAGCGTCGACCTAGGCACCACACCCTGGCCCGCCGACGTGCTGCTCTGCCAACGCCAAAGCATGGTGTGGAGCCGCCAAGAACACCGCGCCTACAGCGCCACCATCCTGACCACCGGCGTGATCTGGTTCATCATCGGCCTCGTCATCGCCCTCGTACGCGACCTGAGCCTCGCCGACTACCTGATCAAAATCTTCCTGCCCAGTGCCCCGGCCTTCCTCGACACCATCGAACTCGCCCGACAGCACTGGCAACACGCCAACGCGCGCCAACAGGCCGAACACAAGATCGACGACCTCTGGCAGGCATACGTCACCCAGCCCGACACACTCGCCATCAGCAACTGTCGAGAGGTCCAGGACGCCGCTTTTCTACTCCGCCGTAACGGACCTCGCGTGCCGAACCTGTTCTACAAGCTTCGCAGAGCTAGATCGGAAGCCAACACCAGAGCTGGAACCGCAGCGTTACTAAACGGAAGCCACGCAGGGCAGGCACCCGACTGA
- a CDS encoding CBASS oligonucleotide cyclase — protein sequence MISVNDAFYKFRSNLETTDTEDASASARQKRIREQLDADDTLDITRDFLTGAYRRHTKTKPLRDVDIMIVLGNTEYLGRHPHDILEVVRAALVPYYGEARVCCDRRAVRVDFGVRIVDDVSDADEVVSFDVVPAFVNDDHYLIPDDVTGEWVHTNPELHYDAARDANKDFAEQWKPLVKMIKKWNQVAGHPVEPSFLIEVMALKLITGPWTGSHPRELRQFFASAASRIDEGWPDPANIGPDVSDVVDNDPAKMDTARKALRAAEAACTAAINFDRTGRTGEALTAWRALFGPLFPLS from the coding sequence ATGATCAGCGTCAACGATGCGTTCTACAAGTTCCGCAGCAACCTGGAGACCACCGACACCGAGGACGCGTCCGCGAGCGCCCGGCAGAAACGCATCCGGGAGCAGCTAGACGCCGACGACACCCTCGACATCACCAGGGACTTCCTCACCGGCGCCTACCGCCGACACACGAAGACCAAACCGCTGCGCGACGTCGACATCATGATCGTGCTGGGCAACACCGAGTACCTCGGCCGGCACCCCCACGACATCCTCGAAGTCGTCCGGGCAGCGCTAGTCCCCTACTACGGCGAAGCCCGGGTGTGCTGCGACCGGCGCGCCGTCCGGGTGGACTTCGGGGTAAGGATTGTCGACGACGTCAGCGACGCCGACGAGGTCGTGTCCTTCGACGTCGTGCCCGCCTTCGTCAACGACGACCACTATCTGATCCCCGACGACGTCACCGGCGAGTGGGTACACACCAACCCCGAACTGCACTACGACGCGGCACGGGACGCCAACAAGGACTTCGCGGAACAGTGGAAGCCGCTCGTCAAAATGATCAAGAAATGGAACCAGGTCGCCGGTCACCCGGTTGAGCCGTCCTTCCTCATCGAGGTGATGGCCCTGAAGTTGATCACCGGCCCATGGACCGGCAGCCACCCCCGCGAGCTACGACAGTTCTTCGCCAGCGCCGCCAGCCGCATCGACGAGGGCTGGCCGGACCCGGCCAACATCGGACCTGACGTCTCCGACGTAGTGGACAATGACCCAGCGAAGATGGACACCGCCCGCAAGGCGCTCCGCGCAGCCGAGGCGGCCTGCACCGCCGCGATCAACTTCGACCGGACCGGACGCACCGGCGAAGCCCTGACCGCATGGCGCGCACTGTTCGGACCACTGTTCCCGCTCTCATGA
- a CDS encoding AAA family ATPase: protein MRESTREGRQLALVADIGGTMTRSLRGSEIRRLPDDAAPGVADTRLLPNDDFAAAWSAIVLPDDMKQRLLRTAVAEAHLRAAVPFDALPLHGVVLLTGKPGVGKTTVARGLANQVARAVTHAAQWLFVEVDPHSLASSSLGRSQRAVEQLFGTLLNEHAAAGPMIVLLDEVETLFTDRAALSMEANPVDVHRAVDAALVGLDRLARRHPQMLIVATTNFSDALDPALASRADWIVEVPLPDRAARRQILEHAAAAVAAAFPGACRLLEPALLDAAAEEAAGIDGRRLRKAVATACAYRPEAQGDPDRVTGQDLLAVLREEGGH, encoded by the coding sequence ATGCGCGAGTCGACGCGGGAGGGGCGTCAACTGGCGCTCGTTGCGGATATTGGGGGGACCATGACGCGCAGTCTTCGCGGGTCTGAAATCAGGCGGCTGCCGGACGATGCGGCACCGGGGGTGGCCGACACGCGGCTGCTGCCGAACGACGACTTCGCTGCCGCGTGGTCGGCGATCGTGCTGCCGGACGACATGAAGCAGCGGTTGCTGCGGACGGCGGTCGCCGAAGCGCATCTACGCGCGGCAGTGCCATTCGACGCGCTGCCGTTGCACGGGGTCGTTCTCCTGACGGGCAAGCCCGGCGTCGGCAAGACGACGGTGGCGCGCGGTTTGGCTAACCAGGTGGCGCGCGCGGTCACACACGCTGCTCAGTGGTTGTTCGTGGAGGTCGATCCGCACAGCCTGGCCAGCTCGTCCTTGGGACGCAGCCAGCGTGCGGTGGAGCAGTTGTTCGGCACTCTGCTGAACGAGCACGCCGCCGCCGGCCCGATGATCGTCTTGCTCGACGAGGTGGAGACCCTATTCACTGACCGGGCGGCCCTGTCGATGGAGGCCAACCCGGTCGACGTGCACCGGGCGGTGGACGCCGCGCTCGTCGGGCTTGATCGGCTCGCCCGTCGCCACCCGCAGATGCTGATCGTGGCGACGACCAACTTCAGTGACGCGCTCGATCCGGCGTTGGCTTCGCGCGCGGACTGGATCGTCGAGGTGCCGCTACCGGATCGCGCCGCGCGCCGGCAGATCCTTGAGCACGCCGCTGCGGCGGTCGCCGCCGCGTTCCCCGGAGCATGTCGGCTGCTTGAACCAGCGCTGTTGGACGCGGCCGCCGAGGAAGCGGCCGGCATCGACGGCCGCCGGCTGCGCAAAGCTGTCGCTACCGCCTGCGCGTACCGGCCGGAAGCGCAGGGCGATCCCGACCGGGTGACTGGTCAGGATCTGCTGGCGGTGCTGCGCGAGGAGGGTGGCCACTGA
- a CDS encoding XRE family transcriptional regulator, translating into MNDPIDIELLGRLVHAERLRRGRLSLRAAAEQAEVPFNTLARVEKGDLPDLANFRRIVHWLGLPPERFFQPPRIRTENTPELIAHHLARDPNLTDAAAEKIAGLVRELYTSLVGKQQPIRVHLRASATFKPEASRKLSSLLQQLQQKLESMPRAEH; encoded by the coding sequence GTGAACGACCCGATCGACATCGAGCTACTGGGGCGGCTCGTGCACGCCGAGCGCCTCAGGCGAGGACGGCTCAGCCTCCGCGCTGCCGCCGAGCAGGCCGAGGTGCCGTTCAACACGCTGGCCCGGGTGGAGAAGGGCGACCTACCCGACCTAGCGAACTTCCGGCGCATCGTGCACTGGCTCGGCCTACCGCCCGAGCGGTTCTTCCAGCCGCCCCGGATCAGAACCGAGAACACCCCCGAACTCATTGCCCACCACCTCGCCCGCGACCCGAATCTGACCGACGCCGCCGCCGAGAAGATCGCCGGGCTCGTCCGTGAGCTATACACCAGCCTTGTCGGCAAGCAGCAGCCGATACGCGTACACCTTCGGGCCTCGGCAACGTTCAAGCCAGAAGCCTCGCGTAAACTCTCCAGCCTACTTCAGCAGTTGCAGCAGAAGCTGGAATCCATGCCGCGAGCGGAACACTAG